In Leptospira bouyouniensis, the following proteins share a genomic window:
- a CDS encoding lipoprotein LipL21: MKKSLIVCASLIAFVVSCGSNDGGRRDATTVGKNGWIFEGWACAPDAAAAKRGQSPAEYCKGKEKEFDYLYMKFSARASDKAIKANSVAMKQSTCREAARLQVAGDGLKKILGEYLEQASGVSDGQSTGSVIVSESKGIIKGVGVYDCCSLNNETGICANVGEPETWEECQCVGYLRYAGGQKALEAKATAAQ, translated from the coding sequence ATGAAGAAATCACTTATCGTATGTGCCTCTCTAATCGCATTTGTTGTATCTTGCGGATCCAATGATGGAGGCAGAAGAGACGCTACGACCGTAGGTAAAAATGGTTGGATTTTTGAAGGTTGGGCTTGTGCCCCAGACGCGGCGGCTGCAAAACGTGGTCAAAGCCCTGCTGAGTACTGCAAAGGAAAAGAAAAAGAGTTCGATTATCTTTACATGAAATTTTCTGCACGTGCATCTGACAAAGCAATCAAAGCGAATTCAGTAGCGATGAAACAATCAACATGCCGTGAAGCAGCTCGTTTACAAGTTGCTGGTGATGGTTTGAAAAAAATCCTAGGTGAATACTTAGAACAAGCTTCAGGTGTATCCGATGGTCAATCTACTGGTTCCGTGATCGTTTCTGAATCAAAAGGTATTATCAAAGGAGTTGGGGTTTATGACTGCTGCTCTCTTAACAACGAAACAGGAATCTGTGCAAACGTTGGTGAGCCAGAAACTTGGGAAGAATGTCAGTGCGTTGGATACCTCAGATATGCAGGTGGACAAAAAGCACTTGAAGCAAAAGCAACTGCTGCTCAGTAA
- a CDS encoding SDR family NAD(P)-dependent oxidoreductase produces the protein MNLFDVKGKTVLITGASRGIGKSMALGFRDAGAIVYGAGSKPESIQWMEKEGIHGVVLDVRSEGSAYEIIGQIKSKHGRLDTLINNAGIATNTPASGFKEDELQNIVQTNYVGVFRNCQAYYKHNKKEGGNIINVASVLGMVGSKLASVYSGTKGAVITLSKALAIEWCNNGYRVNVICPGLIDTDMTDMIKDKEFIMKQVLAGIPMGRLGKPEDILGAAIYLASDSSAYMTGQCIVLDGGLTAQ, from the coding sequence ATGAATTTATTCGATGTAAAAGGTAAAACTGTTTTAATTACCGGTGCAAGCCGAGGGATCGGAAAATCGATGGCTCTTGGTTTTAGAGATGCAGGTGCGATTGTGTATGGTGCTGGATCAAAACCAGAATCCATTCAATGGATGGAAAAGGAAGGTATCCATGGTGTGGTTTTAGATGTTCGAAGTGAAGGAAGCGCTTATGAAATCATTGGGCAAATCAAATCGAAACATGGACGATTGGACACTTTGATCAACAATGCGGGAATCGCTACAAATACACCTGCTTCAGGTTTTAAAGAAGATGAATTACAAAATATTGTGCAAACCAATTATGTAGGTGTTTTTCGAAATTGCCAAGCTTACTATAAACACAACAAAAAAGAAGGTGGAAATATAATAAACGTTGCATCCGTTTTAGGTATGGTTGGAAGCAAATTAGCATCTGTTTATTCTGGAACAAAAGGTGCTGTGATCACTTTGTCGAAAGCACTTGCAATTGAATGGTGTAACAATGGTTATCGAGTCAATGTAATTTGCCCAGGACTTATCGACACAGATATGACTGATATGATCAAAGACAAAGAATTTATTATGAAACAAGTACTGGCAGGAATTCCAATGGGAAGACTTGGGAAACCGGAAGATATCTTAGGTGCTGCCATCTATTTAGCATCCGACTCTTCAGCTTACATGACAGGACAATGTATTGTGCTTGATGGTGGTCTCACTGCCCAGTAG
- a CDS encoding Maf family protein codes for MFVLKSASPRRKQILSDLGFNLLIQPEHIDETQLDRETPIQYLERMVHSKLGYIFQPNNFYLAADTIVVYENQILHKPMDDKDAFRILKILSGKNHFVYSGAAIHHNNGTDFFFEETSIQFRDWNDFDIMDYIERAQPFDKAGSYGIQDKNGPVKNWTGSYTNVMGFPLRGFLARHELWIHSWEESIKRRD; via the coding sequence TTGTTTGTATTAAAGTCAGCATCACCCAGAAGAAAACAGATCCTATCTGACTTAGGATTTAATCTTCTGATCCAACCAGAACATATAGATGAAACCCAATTGGATCGGGAAACTCCTATCCAATATTTAGAACGAATGGTTCACTCAAAACTAGGATATATTTTCCAGCCAAACAATTTTTATTTGGCCGCTGATACCATTGTTGTTTATGAGAATCAAATATTACACAAACCAATGGACGATAAGGATGCCTTTCGAATTTTAAAAATTCTCTCAGGAAAGAATCATTTTGTATATTCCGGGGCTGCAATTCATCACAATAATGGAACAGATTTTTTCTTCGAAGAAACTTCGATCCAATTTCGAGATTGGAATGACTTTGATATCATGGATTATATCGAACGCGCCCAACCATTTGACAAAGCAGGTTCCTACGGAATCCAAGACAAAAATGGACCAGTTAAAAATTGGACTGGATCATATACAAATGTAATGGGATTCCCTTTGAGAGGTTTTTTGGCTCGCCACGAATTATGGATTCATTCGTGGGAAGAAAGTATTAAGCGTAGAGACTAA
- a CDS encoding helix-turn-helix domain-containing protein — protein sequence MSLKKGKSAFEWITKGSDIEKIKNQWLEVSNSSLPILIVGERGVGKSFWIQRSLDKRNISESSIVQFDFSINNSFEEKLDKIKSPKPNQTIVIDWITKAKKEEMIALQQWWKSEKYNEKTKVYLYWEIHSEEMETLNQKNLYADFYDQLKSFRFEIPNLKKRISELPLFVHEFLEEANQTLNKKINSLDEDFYIFLKNKNFNRNYSDLKDLFFALVAFTSGKQLHWKQIPIHFFENSLSELNVQPGISLEDYEKEIIKANLIYTKGNREKAAKLLGISERNLYRKLHEFHLEDLS from the coding sequence GTGTCATTAAAAAAAGGTAAATCAGCATTTGAGTGGATTACAAAAGGTTCTGACATTGAAAAAATCAAAAATCAATGGTTAGAAGTTTCGAACTCCTCCTTACCAATTTTAATCGTAGGAGAACGCGGAGTTGGAAAATCCTTTTGGATTCAGCGAAGTTTAGACAAAAGAAATATTAGTGAATCAAGTATCGTACAGTTTGATTTTTCTATTAATAATTCGTTTGAGGAGAAATTAGACAAAATTAAATCTCCGAAACCAAACCAAACAATTGTCATTGATTGGATCACAAAAGCCAAAAAAGAAGAAATGATTGCCTTACAGCAGTGGTGGAAATCAGAAAAATACAATGAAAAAACAAAAGTATATCTCTATTGGGAAATCCATTCTGAAGAAATGGAAACTTTAAACCAAAAGAATCTCTATGCAGACTTTTATGATCAACTAAAATCATTTCGTTTTGAAATACCCAATTTAAAAAAAAGAATATCTGAGTTACCTCTATTTGTTCATGAATTTTTAGAAGAAGCAAACCAAACATTGAATAAAAAAATTAATTCGTTAGATGAAGATTTTTATATTTTCCTTAAAAATAAAAATTTTAATAGAAACTATTCTGATCTGAAAGATTTATTTTTTGCGTTAGTTGCCTTTACTTCTGGTAAACAATTGCATTGGAAACAGATTCCAATCCATTTTTTTGAAAATTCTTTATCTGAATTAAACGTCCAACCTGGAATTAGTTTGGAAGATTATGAAAAGGAGATTATAAAGGCTAATTTAATTTATACGAAAGGAAATCGAGAAAAAGCGGCAAAACTATTGGGAATTTCGGAACGTAATTTATATAGAAAACTTCATGAATTTCATTTAGAAGATTTATCTTGA
- the gyrA gene encoding DNA gyrase subunit A, whose product MTEQNGQENESNKTLALNLSGRPDVAGALKAGVRVIPVEIEDQMKEAYLDYAMSVIVGRALPDVRDGLKPVHRRVLHAMNERAWRSDRPYVKSAKIVGEVIGNYHPHGDSAVYETMVRMAQTFSMRETLIDGQGNFGSVDGDNAAAYRYTEARLTKLAEELLKDIEKNTVSFSPNFDDTRQQPDVLPANFPNILVNGSTGIAVGMATNIPPHNLKEAVNAVIAMIQNPDITLPELMKILPGPDFPTGGIIIGGEGLYQAYATGKGSIRIRSKVEIIENNKGREIIVIHEIPYQVNKKNLLEKIGDLVNEKLIEGISEILDLSDRKGIRVEIHVKKDANAQVILNQLFKLTQLQVSYGITMLAILDNRPKIFSLKEILKSYAEHRREVVVRRTEFDLDKAQKRAHILEGLRIALENIDEVIRIIRASKDVKEAQSSLMATFALSELQADAILEMRLQRLTSLEVQKIIDELEQVRLLIADLEDILAKPERVKSIICDELGKVSQSFGNTRSTEISLESLESSTFNAEDLIADEEVVVQLSEDMFIKRLPMDTFRRQKRGGKGVQGISTKREDFVKKLSSAMTHDNLMLFSNKGRAFLMKVYELPIATKEARGKSLKAVINLNDDEMITSLFTFRNFDESYLLMVTREGFVKKIQLDEFTNTKKSGIIAIGLREGDELIDVIANPNNYDVFIGSKNGLAIRMNLNELRSQGRTASGVTAMKLEEDDEIAGITKVEPNTNLFCISENGFGKRTDFEEFSTKGRGGKGMTYLKIGEKNGRAVGISSVKEEDELLVITQSGMAIRVEVKTISMVGRSAMGVKVVNTKDEDFVKDFAVVRESDSDQADS is encoded by the coding sequence ATGACCGAACAAAACGGCCAAGAAAACGAATCAAACAAAACCTTAGCACTCAATTTATCCGGTAGACCAGACGTAGCCGGAGCCTTAAAAGCTGGAGTCAGGGTCATTCCGGTTGAAATCGAAGACCAAATGAAGGAAGCTTACCTTGATTATGCGATGAGCGTTATCGTTGGTCGTGCACTTCCTGATGTGCGTGATGGATTAAAACCAGTTCATAGACGTGTTTTACATGCGATGAATGAAAGGGCATGGCGCTCTGACAGACCTTATGTAAAATCAGCAAAGATTGTTGGGGAAGTGATAGGTAACTACCACCCACATGGTGACTCAGCTGTTTACGAAACTATGGTTCGTATGGCACAAACCTTCTCTATGCGAGAAACATTGATTGATGGCCAAGGTAACTTTGGATCTGTCGATGGGGATAATGCAGCGGCTTATCGTTATACGGAAGCGCGCCTCACAAAACTTGCGGAAGAACTTCTAAAAGATATTGAAAAAAATACCGTTAGTTTTTCACCAAACTTTGATGATACGAGACAGCAACCTGATGTTTTACCAGCAAATTTTCCTAACATATTAGTCAATGGTTCGACGGGAATTGCTGTGGGGATGGCAACAAACATTCCTCCGCATAACTTAAAAGAAGCGGTAAATGCTGTGATAGCGATGATCCAAAATCCGGATATCACCCTACCAGAGCTCATGAAAATTTTACCTGGTCCTGATTTTCCTACCGGTGGTATCATTATCGGAGGAGAAGGATTATACCAGGCTTATGCCACTGGTAAAGGTTCGATTCGGATTCGATCCAAAGTGGAGATCATTGAAAATAACAAAGGTCGTGAGATCATTGTTATTCATGAAATTCCTTACCAAGTAAACAAAAAGAACCTTCTTGAAAAAATAGGCGATCTTGTTAATGAAAAACTTATCGAAGGTATTTCAGAAATTTTAGACCTCTCTGACCGAAAAGGAATCAGAGTTGAAATTCATGTCAAAAAAGATGCAAATGCTCAAGTTATTTTAAACCAATTATTTAAATTAACGCAATTGCAGGTGAGTTATGGAATTACCATGCTTGCGATTTTGGACAATCGTCCTAAAATTTTCTCCCTTAAAGAAATATTAAAATCCTACGCAGAACATAGGCGCGAAGTTGTTGTTAGGCGAACTGAGTTTGATTTAGACAAAGCTCAAAAACGAGCTCATATATTAGAAGGATTAAGAATTGCTCTTGAAAACATTGATGAAGTGATTCGAATCATTCGAGCATCGAAAGATGTGAAAGAAGCTCAAAGTTCCTTAATGGCAACGTTTGCATTATCAGAATTACAAGCTGATGCAATTCTAGAGATGCGCTTACAAAGGTTAACCTCTTTAGAAGTTCAAAAAATCATCGATGAATTGGAGCAAGTGCGACTTCTTATTGCTGACCTTGAAGATATTTTAGCAAAACCTGAAAGAGTAAAATCGATTATTTGTGATGAACTTGGTAAAGTTTCTCAATCTTTTGGAAATACTCGTTCTACAGAAATTAGTTTGGAATCTCTTGAATCTTCAACCTTTAACGCAGAAGATTTGATCGCTGATGAAGAAGTGGTTGTACAACTTTCTGAAGACATGTTCATCAAACGACTTCCTATGGATACTTTCCGACGACAAAAACGCGGTGGAAAGGGTGTGCAAGGGATCTCAACAAAGCGAGAAGACTTTGTCAAAAAACTAAGTAGCGCCATGACTCATGATAACTTGATGTTGTTTTCCAATAAAGGAAGGGCATTCCTGATGAAAGTGTATGAGTTGCCAATAGCAACAAAGGAAGCTCGTGGGAAATCACTGAAGGCAGTCATCAATTTGAATGATGATGAAATGATTACCTCATTGTTTACATTTAGAAATTTTGATGAATCCTATTTACTGATGGTGACACGTGAAGGATTTGTGAAAAAAATCCAATTGGATGAATTCACGAATACTAAAAAATCAGGAATCATTGCGATCGGTCTTCGCGAAGGGGATGAACTCATTGATGTGATTGCCAACCCAAACAACTATGATGTTTTTATCGGAAGCAAAAACGGACTTGCGATTCGAATGAATTTAAATGAATTAAGATCCCAAGGTCGTACTGCTTCCGGTGTCACAGCAATGAAGTTAGAGGAAGATGATGAAATTGCCGGGATCACCAAAGTAGAACCTAATACAAATTTGTTTTGTATCTCTGAAAATGGATTCGGAAAACGAACTGATTTCGAAGAATTTTCCACTAAAGGGCGTGGTGGAAAAGGAATGACGTATCTAAAAATTGGTGAAAAAAATGGACGGGCAGTTGGAATTTCTTCAGTAAAAGAAGAGGATGAACTCCTAGTCATCACTCAATCTGGTATGGCGATTCGTGTTGAGGTCAAAACCATTTCGATGGTAGGTAGATCTGCAATGGGTGTTAAAGTTGTAAATACTAAGGACGAAGATTTTGTGAAAGACTTTGCAGTCGTTCGAGAATCTGATTCAGACCAGGCTGATTCTTAA
- a CDS encoding LIC10012 family protein, whose translation MSRFTCFHVIASLLIFFAFFPKNISAKEISILPAYISGDVPPVLGTKREASLELSRLSRHYLKRNFFTEITDSKIIENYLNETEWNEEADLKDQDFNGYCNEWDSHFVVQDQIDFGNPILVKTIIYNCKNLNKQIIQSKLISNFVMAYEKHNEKSFRFLPPRFYEKKSKTPVYYEINLFLDIHSAYAYYKKDILKSLTSMYDQDGLYLGVTLLKKDKTLSIPPTKEHVEIKKIMEETSWQGSNQSESILAALQGLKGKFSSGKKESRKLFLLLSSNVKDKSGSIIMALNDLRHMEIEPIILIPNHSDLSTIRELQRIGKASNSRVVGITEYQKIGTQDGYEYLYLNQFNVYSSLEELQYPFQWNQSNIKKFDASLVRAAVDVVTPYNLYLAYEKIAEKRVLEKEEIKTDLEYILRTESNSELIEKERFQTVLVESKGEAIWIQLPYDVQVTKGKEYLIQTTFVLDPLSTWGIKNVAAETNLLKTNYSYPKTLMVKPSQAKKFLDLNKIREFNGYLQGTVSVIKKR comes from the coding sequence ATGTCTCGATTCACATGCTTTCATGTTATTGCAAGTTTGCTTATTTTTTTTGCGTTCTTCCCTAAAAATATTTCTGCGAAAGAAATTTCTATCCTACCTGCTTATATTTCGGGTGATGTACCACCTGTTCTCGGGACCAAACGTGAGGCGAGTTTGGAATTGTCCCGTCTTTCACGACATTACTTAAAAAGAAATTTTTTTACTGAAATTACCGATTCAAAAATTATCGAAAATTATTTAAATGAAACAGAGTGGAACGAAGAGGCAGATTTAAAAGACCAAGATTTTAATGGATATTGTAATGAGTGGGATTCTCATTTTGTTGTGCAGGACCAAATTGATTTTGGAAATCCTATATTAGTCAAAACAATCATATACAATTGTAAAAATTTAAATAAACAAATCATCCAATCAAAATTAATTTCAAACTTTGTGATGGCGTATGAAAAACATAATGAAAAAAGTTTTCGATTTTTACCGCCTCGATTTTATGAGAAAAAAAGTAAAACGCCGGTATATTACGAAATCAATTTATTTCTAGATATCCATTCCGCCTATGCTTATTACAAAAAAGACATTTTAAAAAGTTTAACGTCAATGTATGACCAAGATGGTCTCTATCTAGGCGTAACTTTGTTAAAAAAAGATAAAACACTTTCGATTCCACCTACAAAAGAACATGTGGAAATTAAAAAAATCATGGAAGAAACCAGTTGGCAAGGCTCAAACCAATCTGAGTCAATTCTTGCGGCATTACAAGGTTTAAAAGGAAAGTTTTCGTCAGGGAAAAAGGAATCTAGAAAATTATTTTTATTATTATCATCAAATGTGAAAGATAAGTCTGGCTCCATTATTATGGCACTTAATGATCTTCGACATATGGAAATTGAACCTATCATTTTGATTCCCAATCATTCGGATCTTAGCACCATAAGAGAGTTACAAAGAATAGGGAAGGCAAGTAATTCACGAGTAGTAGGAATCACCGAATACCAAAAAATAGGAACTCAAGATGGGTATGAATATTTATACTTAAACCAATTTAATGTATATTCTTCATTAGAGGAATTACAGTACCCATTCCAATGGAACCAATCGAATATAAAAAAATTTGATGCATCACTTGTGAGAGCAGCTGTTGACGTTGTTACTCCTTACAATTTATACTTAGCGTATGAAAAAATTGCAGAAAAACGAGTGCTTGAAAAAGAAGAAATCAAAACCGATTTAGAATATATTTTAAGAACAGAATCAAATTCAGAACTCATTGAAAAAGAGCGATTCCAAACTGTTTTAGTGGAATCAAAAGGGGAAGCAATTTGGATTCAATTACCATATGATGTGCAAGTAACAAAAGGAAAAGAATATTTAATTCAAACGACATTTGTATTGGATCCATTGTCAACTTGGGGAATCAAAAATGTAGCTGCTGAAACGAATCTTCTGAAAACTAATTATTCCTATCCGAAAACTTTGATGGTAAAACCATCTCAGGCAAAAAAGTTTTTAGATTTGAATAAAATTAGAGAATTTAATGGCTATTTACAAGGTACAGTGAGTGTCATTAAAAAAAGGTAA
- the holA gene encoding DNA polymerase III subunit delta — protein sequence METKKSQAKEYNSLFQLFKTAPTQIPQFFAYAGEDSYEFELIVDHYRETLQKTLGDFEVILIVSESGEQAKLFAELFTPDMFYPRKLIIIKNATALFKPILDARAANEWKDFASGFRKNITSVSDEIYTLIHYDGKDVPKILIELFQGTLSFFKTKVLYPNDYPKIFKEVCEQEQAHFEQNAMDEFIHRTPANVGAYIKSVKKLKQYLHRSKFTLEDVNSVLFSQNELNTNVLVESLVQKRKVDFFKEFTKFGDQNSEILNFLTRLTYKLDEIRKIKVIRSRHNGEVPIPIMDELLKTGSFSEARKNFVRRQLVSDSANFTDKILDLFYDQVIEMNIKFKSGLRDEEGKNYFIQKIMHLFALLQDKSSK from the coding sequence ATGGAAACAAAAAAATCGCAAGCAAAGGAATATAACTCCCTTTTCCAACTTTTTAAAACTGCTCCTACCCAAATCCCTCAATTTTTTGCCTATGCTGGCGAAGACTCCTATGAATTCGAACTCATCGTCGATCACTACAGGGAAACTCTTCAAAAAACGTTAGGTGATTTTGAAGTGATTTTGATTGTTTCAGAATCTGGTGAACAGGCGAAATTATTTGCAGAGCTTTTTACACCTGATATGTTTTACCCAAGAAAACTGATCATCATCAAAAATGCAACGGCACTTTTCAAACCAATCCTTGATGCAAGAGCTGCTAATGAATGGAAAGATTTTGCTTCTGGATTCCGAAAAAATATCACATCTGTTTCAGATGAAATTTATACTCTCATTCATTACGATGGGAAAGATGTTCCAAAAATTTTAATTGAGTTATTCCAAGGAACTTTGAGTTTTTTCAAAACAAAAGTTTTATACCCAAATGATTATCCTAAAATATTCAAAGAAGTATGCGAGCAAGAACAAGCACACTTTGAACAAAATGCCATGGATGAATTCATCCATCGAACACCAGCAAATGTTGGTGCTTACATTAAAAGTGTTAAAAAACTAAAACAATACCTTCATCGATCCAAATTTACATTAGAAGATGTGAATTCTGTACTTTTTAGTCAAAATGAACTCAATACGAATGTATTGGTTGAGTCATTGGTCCAAAAACGCAAAGTTGATTTTTTCAAAGAGTTTACAAAATTTGGAGATCAAAATTCGGAGATTCTAAATTTTTTAACTCGGTTAACATACAAATTAGATGAAATTCGTAAAATCAAAGTGATACGTTCTAGGCATAACGGTGAAGTTCCAATACCTATTATGGATGAACTCTTAAAAACTGGAAGTTTTTCAGAAGCACGAAAGAACTTTGTCAGACGACAATTAGTTTCAGACTCCGCAAATTTTACGGATAAGATATTAGATCTTTTTTATGACCAAGTGATCGAAATGAATATAAAATTCAAATCAGGTCTTCGAGATGAAGAAGGTAAAAATTATTTCATTCAAAAAATTATGCATTTGTTTGCATTGCTTCAAGATAAATCTTCTAAATGA
- a CDS encoding PilZ domain-containing protein: protein MADSKQSIFSDSYSKYGGAKQKRKDARVKLDVPCTVELVKSKTGPVTGHLSDLGTGGLAFQTTAIFYEGDHLKIQFSLNQNPLEIFGTVHRSSGKTTSVIFKPLAANEHKVVQEFIHKHYFEPKAKK from the coding sequence ATGGCAGATTCAAAACAATCGATATTCTCTGACAGTTATAGTAAATATGGTGGGGCAAAACAGAAAAGGAAAGATGCTCGTGTGAAATTAGATGTTCCTTGTACTGTTGAACTAGTAAAATCAAAAACTGGCCCAGTAACCGGACATCTTTCCGATTTAGGGACGGGTGGTCTAGCGTTTCAAACAACAGCAATTTTTTATGAAGGTGATCATCTTAAAATCCAATTCTCTTTGAACCAAAATCCATTGGAAATTTTTGGAACTGTCCATCGATCTTCGGGAAAGACAACATCTGTGATCTTTAAACCATTAGCAGCAAATGAACATAAGGTAGTCCAAGAATTTATCCACAAACATTACTTTGAACCAAAGGCAAAAAAGTAA
- a CDS encoding tRNA dihydrouridine synthase, producing the protein MVKVGNVIIEGDVALSPMAGISDSPYRQITKRFGSAFSYTEFVSTEQLKLGNAKSLDMFRFVEIERPIVFQIFGSDLDTVVQASEIAAERKPDIIDLNMGCSVSKVSHNGSGAGLLKNIRLAGKMIEGIKKKTNLPVTAKIRLGWDSHSLNYLETVKVLEDSGVSAISVHGRTKVMAYTGFADWNAIGEIKAKANVPIYGNGDVQTYKEALEKKKQYGVDLVLIGRKAIGNPWVFGNTPKQMVPWFQIRSLILEHLDMMLDFYPSTDDYALILFRKHFIKYIENLGFPEDIKRNLLSVSSVNEFKEKLESVQMDSNILETSEINNESINCETFVSLV; encoded by the coding sequence GTGGTAAAGGTAGGAAATGTAATCATTGAGGGTGATGTAGCTTTGTCGCCAATGGCTGGCATTTCTGATAGCCCTTATCGCCAAATCACAAAAAGATTTGGATCAGCATTTTCTTATACTGAATTTGTTTCCACCGAACAATTGAAACTCGGAAATGCAAAATCATTGGATATGTTTCGATTTGTAGAAATCGAACGTCCTATTGTTTTCCAAATTTTTGGTTCCGATTTAGATACTGTTGTTCAAGCATCAGAAATCGCAGCAGAGAGAAAACCAGACATTATTGATTTGAATATGGGATGTTCTGTCTCAAAAGTTTCTCATAATGGATCAGGGGCTGGACTACTTAAGAACATACGATTAGCAGGAAAGATGATTGAAGGGATAAAAAAGAAAACGAACCTTCCTGTTACTGCAAAAATCCGATTGGGTTGGGATTCTCATTCTTTAAATTATCTGGAAACAGTCAAAGTACTAGAAGACTCTGGGGTGTCTGCGATTTCTGTTCATGGACGGACAAAGGTTATGGCTTATACAGGTTTTGCTGATTGGAATGCAATTGGTGAAATTAAAGCAAAAGCAAATGTTCCTATTTATGGGAATGGTGATGTACAAACATACAAAGAAGCTTTGGAAAAAAAGAAACAATATGGTGTTGATTTGGTTTTGATTGGGAGAAAAGCAATCGGTAACCCATGGGTATTTGGGAATACACCAAAACAAATGGTGCCATGGTTCCAAATCAGATCTTTGATTTTGGAACATTTGGACATGATGTTAGATTTTTATCCGTCTACTGACGATTATGCGTTAATTTTATTTAGAAAACATTTTATTAAATATATAGAAAATTTGGGATTCCCTGAAGATATCAAACGAAACCTTCTTTCTGTTTCTTCAGTGAATGAATTTAAAGAAAAATTAGAATCTGTACAAATGGATTCTAACATTTTGGAAACAAGCGAAATTAATAATGAGAGTATAAACTGTGAAACGTTTGTAAGTCTCGTGTAA